The genomic interval GCAGCTTGTCGCCCTCGACGCCGAGCACCTTGATCGCCATGCCGCGGTGGGTCGAGACGCGGTCCTTCAGGAGTTCGCCGGCCCCTTGCGCGAAGCGCACGATGACGGAATGCGTGCCGGCCTTCGCGAACAGGCCCTGCGCCAATTCGGGCGGTAGGTTCGGGAGAATTTCCAGCTCGCCAACGGCAACGCCGCTGATCTTGGCGTGCGACGCCCGCACCGCGTGCCCGTAGCGCTCGGCGGTGATCTCGCTCTCGTGGGTCATCGAGGCGATGATCCGATCGATGGTCTCATTCTCGTCGGGGCTCGGCGTCTCGATACCGTCGTGGTAGCGAATCGGTGCTGCACTCATGGAATTTCTCGCGTCCCAGCAGATTTGAGAGGGCGAACCGGGGTAACGCGTGAAAGTTCGGACCGAACCCCGGCCTGCAACTTCTCATCGCGCATCTTTGATGAACCGGGCAACGAAGCGAATTCCGACCTGATGTTCGCTGGAACGGTTCAGGTTCGCTCGCCGTTACAGGCGAAGATTTATCCCAACCGGAGGATTGTCATGCGCAAATCCCTTCTCGCCGCCGCCTTCCTGACGCTCGCCGGGGCCTCGGGCGCCATGGCCCAGACCACCGTGATCGAGCGCGACGCGCCGGATCGGGTCGTGGTGGATCGCTCGCCCAGCAGCGCCTCGACCACCGTCGAGCGGCGCGAGCATTCGGACGGCTGCTCCAGCAAGACGGTGACGAAGGAAAACGACATGGGCGACCGTAAGACGGTCACCAAGGAGAACTGCGACTAAGTTCTTGGGTCTCGATTCCAGAATATGAAAGAGCCCGCCGCGGGGGACCGCGGCGGGCTCTTTCTTTGCGGAGGCGTGTCGGCTCAGGCGTGCGCGAGCACGGCGAGCAGAAGCAGCGCGATGATGTTGGTGATCTTGATCGCCGGGTTCACGGCGGGGCCCGCCGTGTCCTTGTAGGGGTCGCCGACGGTGTCGCCGGTCACGGCCGCCTTGTGCGCGTCCGAACCCTTGCCGCCGTGGTGGCCGTCCTCGATGTACTTCTTGGCGTTGTCCCAGGCGCCGCCGCCCGAGGTCATCGAGATCGCGACGTAGAGGCCGGTCAGGATCACGCCGAGCAGCGAGGCGCCGACCGTGGCGAAAGCCTGCGACTTGCCCGCGATCGCCTGGATCACGAAGAAGATCACGATCGGCGACAGCACCGGCAGCAGCGAGGGGATGATCATTTCCTTGATCGCCGCCCGGGTCAGCATGTCCACCGCACGGCCGTAATCCGGCCGGTCGGTGCCCTGCATGATGCCGGGCTTTTCGCGGAACTGGCGGCGCACCTCCTCGACCACCGCGCCCGCCGCGCGGCCCACCGCCGTCATGGCGATGCCCGCGAACAGGAACGGGATCAGTCCGCCGAGCAGAAGGCCGACCACGACGTAGGGGTTGGAGAGGGAGAAATCGACGCTCACCCCTTGGAAGAAGCGGTACTGCGTCGGGCTGGCATTGGCGATGAAGTAGTTCAGGTCCGAGGTGTAGGCGGCGAACAGCACCAGGGCGCCGAGGCCGGCCGAGCCGATGGCGTAGCCCTTGGTGACGGCCTTGGTGGTGTTGCCGACCGCATCGAGCGCGTCGGTCGCCTTGCGCACATCCGGGGGCAGACCCGCCATCTCGGCGATGCCGCCCGCATTGTCGGTGACCGGGCCGAAGGCGTCGAGCGCGACGATGAAACCCGCGAGCGCCAGCATCGCCGTGACCGCGATGGCGATGCCGAACAGGCCGGCCAGCGCGTAGGTGGAGATGATGCCCGCCACGATGACAAGGGCCGGAAGCGCGGTCGATTCGAGCGAGATCGCGAGCCCCTGGATCACGTTGGTGCCGTGGCCGGTGACGGAGGCGGTGGCGATCGACTTCACCGGGCGGAAGTTCGTGCCGGTGTAGTACTCGGTGATGACGACGATCAGCGCGGTGATGATGAGGCCGAGCACGGCGCATCCGAACAGGGCCCCCGAGGAGAAGGTCAGGCCGGTATTCGTCGTGAAGGTGGTCGAGAACCCGCCGAACAGCGCGAGATTCACGCCGGCGATGGCCACGATCGAGAGCACACCCGCCGCGATCAGGCCCTTGTAGAGTGCGCCCATGATCGACTGGTTGGCACCGAGCTTGACCGCGTAGGTGCCGATGATCGAGGTGACGATGCAGGCCGCCCCGATGGCGAGCGGGTAGATCATCATCGCTTCGAGCACGGGCGCGTTGCCCGCAAAGAAGATCGCGGCCAGCACCATGGTGGCGACCACGGTCACCGCATAGGTCTCGAACAGGTCCGCGGCCATGCCGGCGCAGTCGCCGACGTTGTCGCCCACGTTGTCGGCGATGGTGGCGGGGTTGCGCGGATCATCCTCGGGAATGCCGGCTTCGACCTTGCCGACGAGATCGCCGCCGACATCGGCCCCCTTGGTGAAGATGCCGCCGCCCAGCCGCGCGAAGATCGAGATCAGCGAGGCGCCGAAGCCGAGCGCCACCAGCGCGTCGATGACTTCGCGGCTTCCCGGCGCCAACCCGGCGCCGCGGGTGAGGAACAGGTAGTAGAGGGCGACACCGAGTAGCGCGAGGCCCGCCACCAGCATGCCGGTGACCGCGCCGGACTTGAAGGCGACCTCCAGGCCGCCACCGAGCGACTGCGTGGCGGCCTGCGCCGTGCGGACGTTGGCACGGACCGAAACGTTCATGCCGATGAAGCCGGCCGCGCCCGAGAGCACCGCGCCGATCAGGAAGCCGATGGCGACCTTGATGCCGAGAAAGTAGGCCAGAAGAACGAAGAGGACGACACCAACGATACCGATCGTGGCGTATTGGCGCCTGAGATAAGCCTGCGCGCCTTCGGCGATGGCGCCTGCGATCTCCTGCATGCGCTGGGTGCCCGCATCGCGTCGCATTACGTCACGGATAGTCACGACACCGTAGGCAACGGCGCAGAGCCCGCCCACGATGATCAGCAAAAGTGCGGTCATGCGTGCGTCCTTGATTTTTGATTGTGGTTTGCCGAGCCCGGCCGGAATGGCCGTCGAACATTGCTGCGACGTTGCTCGGCTTCAGGCGCCCTCCCTTGAGAAGCTGAACTTAACTGCCAAACTTCGGCGTCCAGCGCAAATGCCTCGTGCCGTTGAGAACCTTTCGAGACGGCCAAGACGCAGGATAATGACAAGTTTCGTGTTATTGCAGTGCGATGGCTGCGGGGCAGACGTTCAGACGAGCTGCCTTCGATCCCCGTCTAGACGGTCTCGAGGCAGCCGGTTCTCCGCGTCGGCGCAGGAGATCGGAGGGCCGGGAGCGCCTCGGATCGCGCGCCGCCTCGGCTCAGCCCGTGAAGTCGTCGGCCTCGACGCTCCGTGCGGTCGATGGGCTACCTTTAGCCACTCGCCGACGCAGATCCCGGTTTTCGTCTTCGAGCCGCGCGCGGGCCTTTTCGCTGTCGCGCAGCGCCGACAGGACATGGTCGTTGAGCATCATCGTCCGCTGCCGATCCCCAACGGCCATCGACAACTGAATGATGGCGGCCTCTCGCTCGGCAACGAGGCGGTCACGGTCTTGCAGGAATCGGCGCATGGCCCGCACCGCCGTCCGGTTGCTGCTCTCGAGTATCGCCAAACGCTGATCGGCCACCGCCAGCCGGCGCTGCGTTTCGTGCAACAGCGCCTGGATCGCGTCGCAATCGGTTGCGGACGTCACGGCGATGCCTGCGGCCTCATCCTCAGTCGGAATCTGGGTGAGGAGGGCACGCCCCCGCTCCAGCAGGTCACGCAGCGGCATCGGAGCCTCCCACCAACGCACGCACCGGCAGCGATACGCCGGCATCACCCGCGTCCTCGCGGCGTGTGTCCGGCGTCGACGAACCGGCGAGCCGCCTCTCGAGACGACGGATCTGCACGGCATGGCCGCGATACTCCGCCGACGCGCGCAGCCATGCCAGAAGCGGCGCCCTCTCTCCAGGCGCGCGCGGCGTTTCGACGAGGGACAGAGGCTCCTCCAGACCGAGCCATTCGTGGCGGGCTGCGACCTCGATCCAGTTCGACGCGAGGGGAGCGTCATCTTCCATGAACAACACGCCGGACAGGAACAGCAACCGCTGTATCATCACGGTGGAAATCTCGACATGACAGTCGCCGACGATCTCCGGATAGACGCGCCCGCCGAAGCTACCGGTCGCGACCGTCTCACCGTCACTGCGATAGGAGCTGTGCGAGGCGAGGCAACCCAGAGCGGACATGCGTGCGACCTGACGCGCGATCTTCTCGGGAGCGAAGGCGTCCGGACTCATCAGCAACGCGACGTAGGCGCCGCGGGCCGCAGTGAGCCCAAGGCGAAGGCGCGTCGGAACCCGCTGCTCCGGCGTCGGCCGCAGCACCCGCTCACAGGCGCCGTCTCGGCCGAGCGCCATGAGAATCGAGGAGTCTCCGACCAGAATCATCTCGTCCGGAAGCCGGGTCTGGGCTTCCACGCTGTCGATCGTGCGACGTGCGGCCTCTAGATCACTCCCGACATCGATGACCACCGAGACCGAGGCCTCCGCGGCGCTCGCCTGGGCCATCCGGTCGGCGTGATCGGCAACTCGTCGGTTCGGACTTCGATAGCGCAGGAAACCGCCGGTCCGCCTCAGGAAGCGCTCCCGGCTTCCGGCCACCATCGCGGCCTCGACCTCGCTCGTCTCATCGAGCACGTCGCTCCAGAAGGCACTGTTCTCGGACAGCGCATCGCGGCGGTGGGAACCCTGATCCGGATGGAGCCGCGAACGCAGGAGGCAGTGCGGAACGTGGACGAAGTGGGCCTCGCGGGTCAGCCTCCACCACATCCGATAGTCCTGAGTGTAGGGATAGCGCGTGTCAAAGCCGCCGATGCGCAGAAGCAGGTCGCGGGCAGTCAGGATGGTGCAGCCGTTGATCAGGCCTTCGTAGAAGGCGAGGCGCGGGTTGCGTGCCAGCGCGGCGGGGTCGAGCCGCTGCTCGCCGGTGATGCGGCCCGCCGCATCGATCCACGACAGATCGGAGAACAGGCAGATGTCGTCACGGTTGAGCGTGTCCAGAATCCGTACCTGCCGCTCGGTCTTTCCAGGCTCGAACACGTCGTCGTGCGACAGCCAGGAGAACAGGCGACCGGAGGCGCAGGCGAGGGCGGTATTGAGCGCTGCCGCCACCCCGCTATTGGACTGGTGAAGAGTGCGGATATGGCTTCCGAAGGTGCGCGCGACGGCCAAGGTCTGTCCGTCATCGTCCGAGCCGTCATCGACGACGATGATCTCCGTCTCCGGGTGGCTCTGGCACAGTGCGCTCTCGATCGCCTCGCCGAGATAGTTCGCGCCGTTGTGGACGGGAATCGCGATGGTGACGCTGTGGTCGCCCAAACCTATCCCTCTTCCGTCGAGGCTGGCGCCCGGCGCGCCCGATCGAAGGTGCTGGTCAACTCGCCCCCGAGCTCGACCACCTCAAGGATCAAGCCCGGCACGTCGATCACGGCCCGCTCGTTGAAGCCGAAATCGGTAAAGCTCTCATAGGTCGGAATATGATACCTGCGCGGCGGGGCGCGGCCGGTGACGAGAAAGATGGCGTGGGAGCCGATGGGACGGACGAGGCAGGTGCCTTCGTTCAGTTCCGGTCCCATCGTGATCGAGGGGATATCCTCCCTGAAGATGAGTTCGTCCGGCCCCGCGAACAGGGCCTGGTAGACGGTCGGGCTCGCGACCCGGTGCCGCCGGCCTCCGAAAACCAGCCAGACATCCGGACTGTCGGGGGCCGCCAGGCGCAGGCCGTCGAGGTCGTCACGCAACGTGTACACGACGCACCTCGCAAAGCTTACAACACACCGACTGGATTGCCGCCACCCAAGCGCCGATGGAAGGTCGGATGCGCGCCTCGGCCCAACCGACCTGGCTGCTCTGATCGCAGCCTCGGGACCGGGTTCGGCCCAGCAGGACAGCGAGTCTCGCACTGGTTCGAAAGGCTGGTACGAGGCGCATGACCTGATCGGAGGATGTCGAAGAACGCTTCATTGCCGCCGGGATGGTGCCGGAGCGGCCTGCGGCGATCACGAGCGGGAGATAGCGGAGTCGTGCCGGCACCTCAAGTTCCACAGATTAATCTGAAGATTTTTCGAAAGCGCCACACTCGTCGGAAGCACACAGCTTAGATTAAAGCTAACGACTCAGCTATCGCCCTCGGAGACAGCAAAAATCACGTTTTTATCTACTTTACCAGTAAATACCTGCTTGAAACATTGTTATCACGCTCTGTTGATTATTAGATATTTTCCAAAAAACAATGACTTCGAGCAAGTACGGATACCGAACAGGCTTCAGACTGCCGGTCGGCCCTTCGTGTGCTAAGAGGGGGGGAGGGGGCAGAAGAGCAATCGCCGCCTATGAACGCGGGCCGCAAAGAGCACCGCCTTTGCCGCCACACGTCGATATTCGGATCTCAGCAACGACGCGGTCAATTCGATTTGATGCGTTCAGGGGTGTTTGATATCGAATTCGGACATCGTCAGTGGATGTCCAGCCCCATCTCGGACCGAAACGGTATCAAACTCGACGCGATAGGGTTCAGCGCGGAACGCTCTCAAGGCAGCTACCTCGAATGAGCGCCGCAACGACCCTGTCCGAACCGTGCGGCTGGGGGCCATTCAAGTTGCCCGAGCGCGGCTCTGAGCTTCGTGCGGAGAACCGCGCGCCCGGCTGCAACACCCGTCGAACGCCCCGAGGCCGGCGCCTCAGCGCAGCGGCGGAGCCCTGTAGGCGGGGGCCAGGACGTAGCCGTCCGAGGCACGGCGCGGGCCTTGCGGCGTCGCGAGGAGCACATTGCCGTAATAGTCGTTGCCGGTGAGGCCGAAACCGCCGCCGTTCATCACGGTCGGCACCGGCACGGCACCGATGGCGCGCAGATCCTGACCGTCGGTGCTGATCGGCGGCCCCCGGAAGCGGCCGCTCTCGGGATCGACCTCGTACACCGTCGGCCCGCGCGCATCGCCGTAGGGGCGATCCTGCAGGTTCTGGGCGGAAGCCCCCTGGGCAGCGAGCCCGATGAGGGAAGCGGCAAGGAGGAGGCGGGCACGGGCCACGGGTTGCTCCGTCGTCGGCGCGCTCTTCCGACCGAAGCGACGGCCGCTCCGACCCGTGAGAACGCATCAGGATAAGACATGAGCCGATCGGGATTGCAGCGCAATCGGGATCGGCTCGGACTGACGTCTCGAGGCTGCGATCAGACCCCGGAACGTGACAAGGAAACGTTGACGTGCGGAAGCCCGGCGCTCTCGGCTATCCGCAAACGTCGCTTCACCCCTTCGATTGCAGGACGGTGCGCGGTTCGCGCACCACGGGGCTGCAATCGGACTTGTAGGCGTTCAGCGGGAGCGGCGTCGAGCTGCAGGAATAGGCCTCCTCGGGCGAGGGGGCGGGCACGGGATCGCGCGCCACGATCGGATGAGGCGCGCAGGCTCCGACGGCAGCGCCGGCGAGCGCCAGGGCGGCGAAGAGCTTCAGGCGGCGCATGCGGAACCTCGAAACGCGTCCGTCCGCCGGGACGACCCGGCGGCAAAACCGGAGACAACCCTGCGGATGCGGACGCCCGCTGACAAGCTTCCCCCACCCGATGCCCGCCCGGACAGGGCCGATTGCGCGGGCCCTGTCGCCCCGCCGCAACAACGTCCGACGCGGTTTTTTCGCCCGCGCGGCGGCGGTCGCGTCCACCGAGCGAGCCGATCCCGCCCGTCGGTCGGGACCGGCGCCACGCGATACTAGAGCCTTGTCCTGGATACCGGATCCAGGACGAAGCTCCAGGCTCTTGTTTTCGCATCATCTTTTTTCCGAAAGCCGGCAACCACCTTTCGGGACGAGGCACTAGACCGCCTTTTGCAACGGCACGACGTTGTGGAGCGTGCGGTCGGCGTTGTCGAAGAAACGGCGGACGTTGCGGGCCGCCTGCCGGATGCGCTGCTCGTTCTCGACAAGCGCGATGCGGACATAATCGTCGCCGTGCTCGCCGAAACCGATCCCCGGCGCCACGGCGACATCCGACTTTTCCAGAAGCAGCTTGGAGAATTCCAGGCTGCCGAGCTCCCGGAATTTGTCCGGGATCGGCACCCAGGCGAACATCGAGGCTTCGGGCGTCGGCAGCTTCCAGCCGGCCTTGCCGAAGGACTCGACCAGGGCGTCGCGGCGCTTCTTGTAGGTCGCGCGCATCTCCTTGATGCAGTCGTCCGGTCCGTTGAGCGCGGCGGTGGCCGCCACCTGGATCGGCGTGAAGGCCCCGTAATCGAGGTAGGACTTCACCCGCGTCAGCGCCGCAAGCAGGCGCTCGTTGCCGACGGCGAAGCCCATGCGCCAGCCCGCCATCGAGAAGGTCTTCGACAGCGAGGTGAACTCCACGGTGCAGTCGATCGCGCCCGGCACCTGCAGCACGGAGGGCGGCGGGTTGTTGTCGTCGAAATAGACCTCGGCGTAGGCGAGATCCGAGAGCAGGATCAGCTCGTGCTTCTTCGCGAAGGCCACGAGATCCCGGTAGAAGTCGAGGCTCGCGACGTAGGCCGTCGGGTTCGAGGGGTAGCAGACGACGAGCGCCACCGGCTTCGGGATCGAGTGGGCGACCGCCTTCTCGAGCGCCGGGAACATCGCCGGGGTCGGCTCGGCGGGCACGGAGCGGATCACGCCACCCGCCATCAGGAACCCGAAGGCGTGGATCGGGTAGCTCGGGTTCGGCACCAGCACCACGTCGCCGGGCGCCGTGATCGCCTGGGCCATGTTGGCGAAGCCCTCCTTCGAGCCGAGCGTCGCCACCACCTGCGTGTCCGGGTTGAGGCTCACCCCGAAGCGGCGCTGGTAGTAGCCGGCCTGGGCGCGGCGCAGGCCGGCAATGCCCTTGGAGGCGGAGTAGCGGTCGGTGCGCGGCTTGCCGGCGGTCTCGACGAGCTTCTCGATGACGTGGCGCGGCGCGTCGAGATCGGGATTGCCCATCCCGAGATCGATGATGTCGGCGCCACGGGCTCGGGCGGCGGCCTTGATCCGGTTCACCTGCTCGAAGACGTAAGGCGGAAGGCGCTTGATGCGGTGGAAATCGGTCATGGCGTCGGTCTGTCCGGTGTCGCGGAACTGATCCTCCCGCGAGGATGCGTCGGCGGTGAGGAGCCTGCCTGTTTACCATCGTCGCGTTCGCGCGCCGACTTAAAAATCGCGATGCCCCGCCGGGATCGGGGCGGAACGCTCACTCCACCGGGTTGGGCGCGAGCCCCTGCGCGGCATTCTTGGCCGCTCCTTCCGCCGCGCGCCCCTTGGACTCGTTGCGGTTGCGCGCCCCTTCCAGCTCGGCCTGCAGGGCGCTCTGTCCGGCCGAATTGCGGGCGCGGACGGCGCGCCGGGGCGCCGATTCGCCCACCGGCATGTAGCTCGCATCGCTCTTGCGGGATTGCGCCACGAAATCGGGCGCCTCCACCGGCTTGATGCCGGAGCCCGCACCGACCATCGCCGCCTTCAGCGGATTCACGTCGCCGGAGCAGCCGCCGGTCGACGCCGCGGCGGCGAAAACCGGCAAGGCGATGGCGATGGCGCGGACGGTGCGGCGCACGATCATGACATTGGTCTGAAAATGGAGTCTGGGGCGGGCGACATCTGCTGGGTGGAGCGTTAATTTGTCGGAAACGAGGCTCGGGCCGTCCCACGGGGCGGGATGCGGGCAGACCTTGGGAGGACGTGTCGCGTGGCCACGGAGCGGACGAACCCGGCAGCGCCGGATTTCGAGACCATCGCGCGCAACGCGAATCAGCTGGCGGAGGTGTTCCGGCAATCGGCCGCCGCCTCGCTGAAGCCGTTCGAGCAGGCGGGCCAGGGAGCCTTGTTGCCGGGCGCGAAGCTCCAGGGCGCCGACGAGATCGACGAGATGACCCGCACCCTCACGCGGGTCGCGGAGACGTGGCTGAAGGATCCCGAGAAGGCGCTCCAGGCCCAGACCAAGCTCGGCCAGTCCTTCGCCGCGCTCTGGGCCTCGACCCTGACCCGGATGCAGGGCGCCGTCACCGAGCCGATCGTCCAGCCCCCGCCCACCGACAAGCGCTTCACCCATGCCGATTGGAGCGCGAACCCGGTCTTCGACCTGATCAAGCAGAGTTACCTGATCCTCGGCCGCTGGGCCGAGGAGATGGTGGAGACGGCCGAAGGGATCGACGAGCACACCCGCCACAAGGCGGAGTTCTACCTGCGCCAGCTCCTCTCGGCCTACTCACCCTCGAACTTCGTGATGACGAACCCCGAGCTCCTGCGCCAGACGCTGGAGGAGGGGGGCGCCAACCTGATGCGCGGCATGAAGATGCTGCAGGAGGATCTGGAAGCCGGCGGCGGTCAACTCCGGGTGCGGCAGACGGACCTGTCCGCCTTCACCTTCGGCAAGGATGTGGCGGTGACCCCCGGCGAGGTCATCTTCCGCAACGATCTGATGGAGTTGATCCAGTACGCGCCCATGACCGAGACGGTGCTGAAGCGGCCGCTGCTGATCGTGCCGCCCTGGATCAACAAGTTCTACATCCTCGATCTCAACCCGAAGAAAAGTCTCATCGGCTGGATGGTCTCCCAGGGGCTCACGGTGTTCGTGATCTCCTGGGTGAACCCGGACGAGCGCCACCGCGACAAGGACTTCGAGTCCTACATGCGCGAGGGCATCGAGAGCGCCATCGACATGATCGGCGTGGCGACCGGCGAGACCGATGTCGCGGCGGCGGGCTACTGCGTCGGCGGCACGCTGCTGGCCGTCACGCTGGCCTACCAGGCGGCGACCGGCAACCGCCGGATCAAGAGCGCGACCTTCCTCACCACGCAGGTCGATTTCACCCATGCGGGCGATCTCAAGGTGTTCGCCGACGAGGGGCAGATCAAGGCGATCGAGGAGCGGATGGCCGAGAACGGCTATCTCGAAGGCGCGCGCATGGCCAACGCCTTCAACATGCTCAGGCCCAACGACCTGATCTGGTCCTACGTCGTCAACAACTACGTGCGCGGCAAGGCGCCGGCCGCCTTCGACCTGCTCTACTGGAACGCGGACGCCACGCGGATGCCCGCGGCCAACCACTCGTTCTACCTGCGCAACTGCTACCTCAACAACACGCTCGCCAAGGGGCAGATGGTGCTCGGCAACGTGCGCCTCGACCTCAAGAAGGTGAAGGTCCCGGTCTTCAACCTCGCCACCCGGGAGGACCACATCGCCCCGGCGCTCTCGGTCTTCGAAGGGTCGGCCAAGTTCGGCGGCAAGGTCGATTACGTGCTGGCGGGCTCGGGCCACATCGCCGGCGTCGTCGCCCCGCCGGGCCCCAAAGCCAAATACGGCTTTCGCACCGGAGGCCCGGCCCGAGGCCGGTTCGAGGATTGGGTCGAGGCGGCGACAGAGCATCCCGGCTCGTGGTGGCCCTACTGGTTCAAGTGGCTCGAGGAGCAGGCGCCCGAGCGCGTGCCCGCCCGCATTCCCGGAACGGGGGCCCTGCCTTCCCTGGCGCCGGCACCGGGCACCTATGTCCGCATGAAGGCGTGAGGGATCGACAGGAACCGTGCCCGCATGGCATCGCGGTTGCGGACACGGGACCGTGATTTGCCTTATCTGATCCTGGGGCCGGCTCCTGCCCCAGGAGGATAGAAGCGCGTTGCAGCACGCCACCGAACTCATTTCGATCATCGCGCTGGGGCTGGTCTGCGCGTTCCTCGGCGGCATGCTGGCCCAGCGGATGCGGCTTCCCCCGCTCGTCGGCTACCTCGTCGCCGGCATCGCCATCGGCCCGTTCACCCCAGGTTTCGTCGGGAATCCGGCGCTGGCGAGCCAGCTCGCCGAACTCGGCGTCATCCTGCTGATGTTCGGCGTAGGACTTCACTTCTCCATCGGTGACCTGCTCGCGGTCCGCACCATCGCTCTACCCGGCGCGATCGTGCAGATCACGGTGGCGACGGCCATGGGGGCGGGTCTCGCCTGGGGCTTCGGCTGGGGGCCCGGGGCGGGCCTCGTCTTCGGACTGGCGCTCTCGGTGGCGAGCACCGTCGTGCTGCTGCGGGCGCTCGAAGGGCAGGGGCTTCTCGATTCGGACAAGGGCCGCATCGCCGTCGGCTGGCTGATCGTCGAGGATCTCGCCATGGTGGTGGCCCTGGTGCTGCTGCCGGCGCTGGCGCCCTCACTCGGCGGCGAGGCGATGCAGGCCGCCGGCCATCACGGCCCGCCGGAGCACGGCCTGTGGGTGACGCTCGGGCTGACGCTCGCCAAGGTCGGCGTGTTCATCGCCGTGATGCTGGTCGGCGGGCGGCGCCTCATTCCCTACCTGCTCGGGCTGGCCGCCCGCACCGGCTCGCGGGAGCTGTTCACCCTGGCGGTGCTGGCGAGCGCCGTCGGCATCGCCTACGCCTCCTCCGAGCTGTTCGGGGTGTCGTTCGCGCTCGGCGCCTTCTTCGCCGGGATGGTGCTCGCCGAATCCGATCTCAGCCATCAGGCAGCGGCCGATTCCCTGCCGTTGCAGGACGCTTTCGCGGTGCTGTTCTTCGTCT from Methylobacterium sp. AMS5 carries:
- the phaC gene encoding class I poly(R)-hydroxyalkanoic acid synthase gives rise to the protein MATERTNPAAPDFETIARNANQLAEVFRQSAAASLKPFEQAGQGALLPGAKLQGADEIDEMTRTLTRVAETWLKDPEKALQAQTKLGQSFAALWASTLTRMQGAVTEPIVQPPPTDKRFTHADWSANPVFDLIKQSYLILGRWAEEMVETAEGIDEHTRHKAEFYLRQLLSAYSPSNFVMTNPELLRQTLEEGGANLMRGMKMLQEDLEAGGGQLRVRQTDLSAFTFGKDVAVTPGEVIFRNDLMELIQYAPMTETVLKRPLLIVPPWINKFYILDLNPKKSLIGWMVSQGLTVFVISWVNPDERHRDKDFESYMREGIESAIDMIGVATGETDVAAAGYCVGGTLLAVTLAYQAATGNRRIKSATFLTTQVDFTHAGDLKVFADEGQIKAIEERMAENGYLEGARMANAFNMLRPNDLIWSYVVNNYVRGKAPAAFDLLYWNADATRMPAANHSFYLRNCYLNNTLAKGQMVLGNVRLDLKKVKVPVFNLATREDHIAPALSVFEGSAKFGGKVDYVLAGSGHIAGVVAPPGPKAKYGFRTGGPARGRFEDWVEAATEHPGSWWPYWFKWLEEQAPERVPARIPGTGALPSLAPAPGTYVRMKA
- a CDS encoding LL-diaminopimelate aminotransferase, with product MTDFHRIKRLPPYVFEQVNRIKAAARARGADIIDLGMGNPDLDAPRHVIEKLVETAGKPRTDRYSASKGIAGLRRAQAGYYQRRFGVSLNPDTQVVATLGSKEGFANMAQAITAPGDVVLVPNPSYPIHAFGFLMAGGVIRSVPAEPTPAMFPALEKAVAHSIPKPVALVVCYPSNPTAYVASLDFYRDLVAFAKKHELILLSDLAYAEVYFDDNNPPPSVLQVPGAIDCTVEFTSLSKTFSMAGWRMGFAVGNERLLAALTRVKSYLDYGAFTPIQVAATAALNGPDDCIKEMRATYKKRRDALVESFGKAGWKLPTPEASMFAWVPIPDKFRELGSLEFSKLLLEKSDVAVAPGIGFGEHGDDYVRIALVENEQRIRQAARNVRRFFDNADRTLHNVVPLQKAV
- a CDS encoding sodium-translocating pyrophosphatase, with amino-acid sequence MTALLLIIVGGLCAVAYGVVTIRDVMRRDAGTQRMQEIAGAIAEGAQAYLRRQYATIGIVGVVLFVLLAYFLGIKVAIGFLIGAVLSGAAGFIGMNVSVRANVRTAQAATQSLGGGLEVAFKSGAVTGMLVAGLALLGVALYYLFLTRGAGLAPGSREVIDALVALGFGASLISIFARLGGGIFTKGADVGGDLVGKVEAGIPEDDPRNPATIADNVGDNVGDCAGMAADLFETYAVTVVATMVLAAIFFAGNAPVLEAMMIYPLAIGAACIVTSIIGTYAVKLGANQSIMGALYKGLIAAGVLSIVAIAGVNLALFGGFSTTFTTNTGLTFSSGALFGCAVLGLIITALIVVITEYYTGTNFRPVKSIATASVTGHGTNVIQGLAISLESTALPALVIVAGIISTYALAGLFGIAIAVTAMLALAGFIVALDAFGPVTDNAGGIAEMAGLPPDVRKATDALDAVGNTTKAVTKGYAIGSAGLGALVLFAAYTSDLNYFIANASPTQYRFFQGVSVDFSLSNPYVVVGLLLGGLIPFLFAGIAMTAVGRAAGAVVEEVRRQFREKPGIMQGTDRPDYGRAVDMLTRAAIKEMIIPSLLPVLSPIVIFFVIQAIAGKSQAFATVGASLLGVILTGLYVAISMTSGGGAWDNAKKYIEDGHHGGKGSDAHKAAVTGDTVGDPYKDTAGPAVNPAIKITNIIALLLLAVLAHA
- a CDS encoding glycosyltransferase, with translation MGDHSVTIAIPVHNGANYLGEAIESALCQSHPETEIIVVDDGSDDDGQTLAVARTFGSHIRTLHQSNSGVAAALNTALACASGRLFSWLSHDDVFEPGKTERQVRILDTLNRDDICLFSDLSWIDAAGRITGEQRLDPAALARNPRLAFYEGLINGCTILTARDLLLRIGGFDTRYPYTQDYRMWWRLTREAHFVHVPHCLLRSRLHPDQGSHRRDALSENSAFWSDVLDETSEVEAAMVAGSRERFLRRTGGFLRYRSPNRRVADHADRMAQASAAEASVSVVIDVGSDLEAARRTIDSVEAQTRLPDEMILVGDSSILMALGRDGACERVLRPTPEQRVPTRLRLGLTAARGAYVALLMSPDAFAPEKIARQVARMSALGCLASHSSYRSDGETVATGSFGGRVYPEIVGDCHVEISTVMIQRLLFLSGVLFMEDDAPLASNWIEVAARHEWLGLEEPLSLVETPRAPGERAPLLAWLRASAEYRGHAVQIRRLERRLAGSSTPDTRREDAGDAGVSLPVRALVGGSDAAA